Proteins from one Xenopus tropicalis strain Nigerian chromosome 1, UCB_Xtro_10.0, whole genome shotgun sequence genomic window:
- the LOC116408446 gene encoding protein kinase C delta type-like, translating to MATGYLPFNQDTINGQPEYPKCLGAELCDLIQQLLRKNANERLGVYAKVRDHPFYSSTNWVEVEKRALVPPVKPLIRSVKGLSKNDNPFTEDNAGVIRILKNFDYVDPSWQE from the exons ATGGCTACTGGTTATTTACCATTTAATCAGGATACAATCAATGGGCAGCCGGAGTATCCCAAATGTCTTGGGGCTGAATTGTGTGACCTCATACAACAG CTCTTGAGGAAGAATGCCAACGAACGGCTTGGGGTGTACGCCAAAGTCCGGGACCACCCATTTTATTCATCAACTAATTGGGTGGAAGTGGAAAAAAGAGCACTGGTGCCCCCTGTAAAACCACTAATT agatCAGTTAAGGGGCTCAGTAAGAATGACAACCCGTTCACCGAAGACAACGCTGGTGTGATCCGCATACTGAAGAACTTTGACTATGTGGATCCAAGCTGGCAGGAATAA
- the LOC116408447 gene encoding calcium-dependent protein kinase C-like, which produces MDKLIKRQGQLDTNQILFYSAELIVGLEFLHTNGIVHRDLKPENILMDEEGHVKIGDFGLARTNIFSPETCRGYYGTPGYIAPEVRLSVPIHLLIIILRICFI; this is translated from the exons ATGGACAAGCTTATAAAGCGCCAAGGACAACTGGACACTAATCAAATACT gttttattctGCAGAACTGATTGTGGGGTTGGAGTTCCTGCACACCAACGGGATTGTTCATCG TGACCTCAAGCCAGAAAATATTTTGATGGATGAAGAAGGCCATGTGAAGATCGGAGATTTTGGCCTTGCACGTACCAACATATTCAGCCCTGAGACATGCCGTGGGTACTATGGCACACCAGGGTATATTGCCCCAGAGGTGAGATTATCAGTTCCCATACATTTGCTTATTATAATACTtagaatatgttttatttaa